One genomic window of Metopolophium dirhodum isolate CAU chromosome 4, ASM1992520v1, whole genome shotgun sequence includes the following:
- the LOC132942528 gene encoding UNC93-like protein MFSD11 isoform X2 produces MFIGACCYTMFLVSFLWPTTFLLYFMSAVIGFGASVIWTGQGAYLTLNSDSSTMSRNSGVFWALLQMSMFLGNTFVFFALHDKNHLDESTRTLVFTVLIAVCFLGTLLFLLLRSPLSSEGTENERGETLSPIQEIKNSLSLFLTEDMCLLNMSFFFTGLHLSFYSGVYSSSIGFTTSMGTNSKQLVGLSGILIGIGEILGGFLFSILGKKTSDNNIESKGFSHSAVVALGFIINIVAYGLIFINLPDESPFGDTTAKSFIEPNQYLAIFCSFLLGFGDSCFNTQIYNVIGQRYSENSAPAMALFKFMQSIAAAISFFYSNHFGMYVQLTLLVITLIMGTLSFFKVDKSIDNRYKEF; encoded by the exons ATGTTTATAGGAGCATGCTGTTACAC CATGTTCTTAGTATCATTTCTCTGGCCGACTACctttttactttatttcatGTCTGCGGTAATTGGTTTTGGTGCTTCAGTTATTTGGACAGGGCAAGGagcatatttaacattaaattctGATTCTTCTACAATGTCCAGAAACTCAGGAGTATTTTGGGCGTTATTGCAAATGag TATGTTTTTAGGAAATACATTTGTGTTTTTTGCTCTTCACGATAAAAATCATTTGGATGAATCAACAAGAACGTTAGTCTTCACTGTCCTCATAGCTGTATGTTTCTTgggtactttattatttttacttttacgaTCGCCTTTAAGTTCAGAAGGAACTGAAAATGAACGAGGAGAAACTTTATCGCCTattcaagaaataaaaaattctctGTCTCTTTTCCTAACTGAAGACATGTGTTTATTAAacatgtcatttttttttactg GTTTACATTTGTCATTTTATAGTGGTGTCTATAGTTCAAGTATTGGATTCACTACAAGTATGGGAACCAACAGTAAACAGCTTGTGGGTTTATCAGGAATCTTGATTGGCATTGGCGAAATTTTAG GAGGTTTTCTGTTCAGcattttgggtaaaaaaacttCTGATAACAACATTGAATCCAAAGGATTTAGTCATTCAGCAGTGGTTGCTcttggttttattataaatattgttgcatacggtttgatatttataaatttaccaGACGAATCACCATTTGGTGATACAACAGCGAAATCTTTTATCGAAcctaa TCAGTACCTAGCAATTTTCTGCAGTTTTCTCTTGGGTTTTGGCGACAGTTGTTTCAATACTCAAATTTACAATGTAATTGGACAAAGATATTCTGAAAATAGTGCTCCAGCTATGgctttgtttaaatttatgcag tcgATAGCTGCTGCCATTAGTTTCTTCTACAGTAATCATTTTGGAATGTATGTTCAACTAACCTTGTTGGTGATCACATTAATTATGGGTACTCTGTCGTTTTTCAAAGTGGATAAATCTATTGATAACCG atacaaagaattttag
- the LOC132942528 gene encoding UNC93-like protein MFSD11 isoform X1, with product MDKRLLNVSLLGLAFMFVFTAFQTMGNIEKTILKSIQNDYPSFTGDGYTSLSIIYIVFALCNWISPSIVSFAGSRLAMFIGACCYTMFLVSFLWPTTFLLYFMSAVIGFGASVIWTGQGAYLTLNSDSSTMSRNSGVFWALLQMSMFLGNTFVFFALHDKNHLDESTRTLVFTVLIAVCFLGTLLFLLLRSPLSSEGTENERGETLSPIQEIKNSLSLFLTEDMCLLNMSFFFTGLHLSFYSGVYSSSIGFTTSMGTNSKQLVGLSGILIGIGEILGGFLFSILGKKTSDNNIESKGFSHSAVVALGFIINIVAYGLIFINLPDESPFGDTTAKSFIEPNQYLAIFCSFLLGFGDSCFNTQIYNVIGQRYSENSAPAMALFKFMQSIAAAISFFYSNHFGMYVQLTLLVITLIMGTLSFFKVDKSIDNRYKEF from the exons ATGGATAAAAGGCTATTAAATGTTAGCCTGTTAGGTTTGGCCTTCATGTTTGTTTTCACCGCATTTCAAACAATGGGAAATATTGAA aAAACTATACTAAAAAGCATTCAAAATGACTATCCCTCATTTACTGGTGATGGATATACTAGTTTGTCCATTATCTATATTGTGTTTGCTTTATGTAATTGGATATCTCCATCAATTGTCAGTTTTGCAGGTTCCAGATTAGCTATGTTTATAGGAGCATGCTGTTACAC CATGTTCTTAGTATCATTTCTCTGGCCGACTACctttttactttatttcatGTCTGCGGTAATTGGTTTTGGTGCTTCAGTTATTTGGACAGGGCAAGGagcatatttaacattaaattctGATTCTTCTACAATGTCCAGAAACTCAGGAGTATTTTGGGCGTTATTGCAAATGag TATGTTTTTAGGAAATACATTTGTGTTTTTTGCTCTTCACGATAAAAATCATTTGGATGAATCAACAAGAACGTTAGTCTTCACTGTCCTCATAGCTGTATGTTTCTTgggtactttattatttttacttttacgaTCGCCTTTAAGTTCAGAAGGAACTGAAAATGAACGAGGAGAAACTTTATCGCCTattcaagaaataaaaaattctctGTCTCTTTTCCTAACTGAAGACATGTGTTTATTAAacatgtcatttttttttactg GTTTACATTTGTCATTTTATAGTGGTGTCTATAGTTCAAGTATTGGATTCACTACAAGTATGGGAACCAACAGTAAACAGCTTGTGGGTTTATCAGGAATCTTGATTGGCATTGGCGAAATTTTAG GAGGTTTTCTGTTCAGcattttgggtaaaaaaacttCTGATAACAACATTGAATCCAAAGGATTTAGTCATTCAGCAGTGGTTGCTcttggttttattataaatattgttgcatacggtttgatatttataaatttaccaGACGAATCACCATTTGGTGATACAACAGCGAAATCTTTTATCGAAcctaa TCAGTACCTAGCAATTTTCTGCAGTTTTCTCTTGGGTTTTGGCGACAGTTGTTTCAATACTCAAATTTACAATGTAATTGGACAAAGATATTCTGAAAATAGTGCTCCAGCTATGgctttgtttaaatttatgcag tcgATAGCTGCTGCCATTAGTTTCTTCTACAGTAATCATTTTGGAATGTATGTTCAACTAACCTTGTTGGTGATCACATTAATTATGGGTACTCTGTCGTTTTTCAAAGTGGATAAATCTATTGATAACCG atacaaagaattttag